In one Bactrocera tryoni isolate S06 chromosome 5, CSIRO_BtryS06_freeze2, whole genome shotgun sequence genomic region, the following are encoded:
- the LOC120776702 gene encoding large proline-rich protein bag6-B isoform X1, with protein sequence MLINLRVKTLDAQTHDFSIDNELTIREFKDKIAEKTNISADQQRIIYCGRVLADEKQLKEYDVDGKVVHVAERPPPSQRGPSSSNSSSNDTPNTRERTNNRGMRNSPLFRALDGMVVGTMAIPMNPVQNNGQQQVNPFAASSSFCMNRITVARHMLDCANNIAAYLEDPERGLNNASLDILARGSWTMESTVVEVGFTAADLPQNQNIVEMVQDAVSAALRRNSNTNVTVVQLPTVFGSNEGEAAATNGAEGVANMDATESNASVDADVDADGDADAAAAVIIEDVIDDAYEGVAANLSLASDTTGTSSTNNTTSSTNTTSDASTTDISSASTTTGTNTEENPSRRRTNTRVLAEVVEQMRTVQTRLNPFIQQFYELLNNDPTYEEENTTDRDNAQRLYNRVSEALHYMSHAQHAISDLMLDVSQPAPRFLTCRPILVEQSGYVSSNNYLSAAAAAAAAAASGNNQQRPRSRTTFISPRRDHAVTITTLSPPTTASGNANSTASGNTPVTAEAGNSSGYVNSNNYLSAAAAAAATAATGNNQHRSRSRATFISPRRDHAITILSPPTTASGNANSTAGGNTAVAAEAGNNSGGSSSAGSGGADGSAYNNRNSNSTTASASGSGSGSSIDDPVDEPLTNPNATSTAAAANAATQSNDDSAIEIMLQPRRGLYFGNNPQVQMSRLIQAMVNSAPINTELHVQILPPTILSVPVNARDGNNGNGEQQQRANAATTSDATATAATNNSNNNANANATGSSSGSGSGANANNNHSNNAAPAAGIVLNPNSGYRPVSASLAIGTLPTTSTQTRSTSRPQLQIGGLPANGWNGRFIPANMMSSFDRFLPCNSHHIREPENGNNSNAANASAPSNGNGNANANANASMNNATPHIITTNTINPHSLRAFADLLPNVRSTPTVGGAPSGTTRTNAPAPPPRPALPFFSLRNLISGQNRNTPTAPAAPSTSGTAAAAAASSSASSSAANTDNYRRNLRTQLQNFVNQRIFGGGPINEETMSPAVNRAVDWFGESLELLPQYEKPEYDSRHSVVKLLRHMLPLFIEIVRDEQSNLAAFEQRIKRACEDFVKRLYSVLYVCVGRNNAQQYWVQLMRLLWVPTRSYFRGEALRFLSMYINTVNPSNTDTADVQQYIVHRDVPSVAQSDAESFVTPPQPFNLQPLETDVEMVEVASTSEANPHSQFSIDIDDADADDDVELELAPAEPLPNVNAGSEPWHRNFPTDWLPIITRDLHTQSANPPNQTPFSDAYISGMSAKRRKMIQNNKPPTDINALVARSVRKAIQTVGPRASTTAAAESLTAEEITEAIANDATVHTSFRDAVRTNVRERLQKDTNYKAEKFPHTAKFVNK encoded by the exons atgttaataaatttaagagTAAAAACGCTCGATGCTCAAACGCATGACTTTAGTATTGATAATGAG TTGACTATTCGCGAATTTAAGGACAAAATCGCTGAGAAAACCAACATTTCCGCTGACCAACAACGTATCATTTATTGTGGTCGTGTTCTTGCCGATGAGAAACAATTGAAAGAATACG ATGTTGATGGAAAAGTGGTTCACGTGGCTGAGCGTCCACCGCCATCACAGCGTGGTCCCTCTTCTTCCAATTCATCTTCGAACGATACACCCAACACACGTGAACGCACCAACAATCGCGGAATGCGGAATTCTCCTTTGTTTAGAGCACTAGACGGCATGGTTGTTGGAACTATGGCAATACCAATGAATCCTGTT CAAAATAACGGGCAACAGCAGGTAAATCCATTTGCTGCTTCTTCGTCATTTTGTATGAACCGCATAACAGTGGCCCGGCATATGTTAGACTGTGCAAATAATATTGCCGCCTATTTGGAAGATCCGGAGCGG GGTCTTAATAACGCCTCTTTGGATATTTTGGCGCGAGGCAGCTGGACCATGGAATCCACTGTAGTTGAAGTGGGTTTTACCGCTGCTGATTTgccacaaaatcaaaatattgtgGAAATGGTACAAGATGCTGTCTCAGCAGCGTTACGTCGCAACAGCAACACAAACGTAACTGTAGTGCAATTACCCACAGTCTTTGGTTCCAACGAGGGTGAAGCTGCCGCCACGAATGGTGCCGAAGGTGTGGCAAATATGGATGCAACTGAGAGTAATGCTTCTGTTGATGCGGATGTGGATGCTGACGGCGATGCCGATGCTGCCGCTGCTGTTATTATAGAAGATGTTATTGATGATGCTTACGAAGGAGTTGCTGCTAATCTTAGCCTTGCTTCCGACACTACTGGCACCAGCTCTACTAATAATACCACATCATCTACTAACACAACATCTGATGCATCTACAACAGACATCTCGAGTGCATCTACAACAACTGGTACAAACACGGAGGAGAATCCCTCACGTCGCCGCACCAACACACGAGTTTTGGCGGAAGTGGTCGAACAAATGCGCACTGTACAGACTCGTCTCAATCCTTTCATACAGCAATTCTACGAATTGTTAAATAATGATCCAACATACGAGGAAGAG AATACAACCGATCGCGATAATGCACAGCGGCTTTACAATCGCGTTTCCGAGGCGCTACACTATATGTCGCATGCCCAGCATGCCATATCCGATTTGATGTTGGACGTATCACAGCCAGCACCGCGTTTTCTCACTTGTCGCCCGATATTGGTTGAGCAAAGCGGTTATGTTAGCTCCAATAATTATTTATCCGCTGCTGCAGCGgctgccgctgccgccgccTCTGGTAATAATCAACAGCGTCCTCGTTCGCGCACCACCTTTATATCACCACGTCGCGATCATGCTGTCACCATAACAACCCTTTCACCACCTACCACTGCAAGCGGTAATGCCAATAGTACAGCAAGTGGCAATACTCCTGTTACTGCCGAAGCAGGCAACAGCAGTGGTTATGTTAATTCCAATAATTATTTATCAGCTGCTGCAGCGGCTGCCGCTACCGCCGCCACTGGTAATAATCAACATCGTTCACGTTCACGCGCCACCTTTATATCACCACGTCGGGATCATGCTATCACCATCCTCTCACCACCGACTACTGCAAGCGGTAATGCTAATAGTACAGCAGGTGGCAATACTGCTGTTGCTGCCGAAGCCGGCAACAATAGTGGTGGTAGTAGCAGTGCTGGCAGCGGTGGCGCGGATGGTAGCGCCTATAATAATCGTAATAGCAACAGCACAACTGCAAGCGCAAGTGGCAGTGGCAGTGGTAGTTCTATTGATGATCCGGTTGATGAACCATTAACCAATCCGAATGCGACGAGTACAGCGGCAGCAGCGAATGCGGCCACGCAAAGCAACG ATGATAGTGCCATAGAGATTATGCTCCAACCGAGACGCGGATTGTATTTTGGCA ATAACCCACAGGTGCAAATGTCACGCCTTATTCAGGCTATGGTGAATTCCGCGCCCATTAACACTGAACTGCATGTGCAAATCCTACCACCCACCATATTAAGTGTGCCAGTGAATGCGCGTGATGGGAACAATGGCAATGGTGAGCAGCAGCAACGTGCAAACGCTGCCACAACCTCAGACGCCACAGCAACAGCTGCTAcgaataatagcaacaacaatgcaaatgCCAATGCAACAGGTAGCAGCAGTGGCAGCGGTAGCGGCGCTAATGCCAACAATAATCATAGCAACAATGCAGCACCAGCCGCTGGCATAGTTTTGAATCCTAATAGCGGTTATCGTCCCGTTTCCGCTTCATTGGCAATTGGCACGCTGCCAACCACATCCACACAAACACGTTCAACATCGCGCCCGCAACTGCAGATCGGCGGCCTACCGGCCAACGGTTGGAATGGTCGCTTTATACCAGCCAATATGATGTCGTCGTTCGATCGTTTCCTACCATGCAATAGTCACCACATTCGGGAGCCCGAGAACGGTAATAATAGCAACGCCGCTAATGCCAGTGCCCCTTCGAATGGCAACGGCAACGccaatgcaaatgcaaatgcttCCATGAATAACGCAACGCCGCACATAATAA CCACGAATACGATCAATCCACACTCTCTACGCGCATTTGCCGATCTCTTGCCAAATGTACGTTCCACACCGACAGTAGGCGGTGCGCCCTCAGGTACCACGCGCACCAATGCACCGGCACCGCCACCGCGACCAGCCCTCCCTTTCTTCTCGTTGCGTAACTTAATATCTGGCCAAAATCGCAATACTCCGACAGCTCCAGCTGCGCCATCCACATCCGGCACCGCTGCAGCCGCCGCCGCCTCCTCCTCGGCTTCCTCCAGTGCAGCTAACACCGACAACTACCGGCGCAATTTGCGCACTCAGCTACAGAATTTCGTTAATCAGCGCATCTTCGGCGGTGGTCCAATCAACGAGGAGACCATGTCACCGGCGGTTAATCGCGCCGTCGATTGGTTTGGTGAATCACTGGAATTGTTGCCACAATATGAGAAGCCCGAGTATGACTCGCGGCACTCGGTCGTGAAGCTTTTGCGACACATGCTGCCGCTATTCATCGAAATCGTGCGCGATGAGCAGAGCAATTTGGCGGCGTTCGAGCAGCGCATCAAACGTGCTTGCGAAGACTTCGTTAAACGTCTGTACAGCgtgttatatgtgtgtgtgggccGCAATAATGCCCAACAATATTGGGTACAATTGATGCGTTTACTCTGGGTGCCGACGCGGTCAT atTTCCGAGGTGAAGCTCTACGTTTCTTAAGCATGTACATTAACACAGTGAATCCATCCAACACGGACACAGCTGATGTACAACAATATATTGTACATAGAGATGTACCCAGCGTGGCGCAATCAGATGCA GAGTCATTCGTAACTCCACCGCAACCTTTCAATTTACAGCCCCTGGAAACCGATGTCGAAATGGTCGAAGTGGCGTCTACATCCGAAGCAAACCCGCATAGTCAATTCTCAATAGACATCGACGACGCCGACGCCGACGACGATGTAGAACTCGAACTTGCGCCTGCCGAACCATTACCCAACGTTAACGCCGGCTCCGAGCCGTGGCATAGAAATTTCCCCACTGACTGGTTGCCGATCATAACACGTGATCTACATACACAAAGTGCA AATCCGCCAAATCAGACACCGTTCTCGGATGCGTACATATCAGGCATGTCGGCCAAACGAAGGAAAATGATACAGAACAACAAACCGCCAACCGATATCAACGCACTCGTAGCACGCAGTGTGCGCAAAGCCATACAGACTGTGGGACCACGCGCGTCCACGACAGCCGCAGCGGAATCACTAACGGCCGAGGAAATCACAGAAGCAATCGCCAACGATGCGACGGTGCACACTTCATTTAGGGATGCGGTGCGTACGAATGTGCGCGAACGCTTGCAGAAAGACACCAATTACAAAGCTGAGAAATTTCCGCATACCGCAAAGTTCGTTAACAAATAG